The proteins below come from a single Bactrocera tryoni isolate S06 unplaced genomic scaffold, CSIRO_BtryS06_freeze2 scaffold_25, whole genome shotgun sequence genomic window:
- the LOC120780689 gene encoding uncharacterized protein LOC120780689, translating to MPQKIFSDNATNFVGADRKLRELKEAFLAQAPELMGFAAEEGFSFGFIPPRAPHFGGLWEAAVKSAKHLIVRALGNALLTTEELSTLLAEVEAILNSRPLTPLSQDPNDGEALTPAHLLIGCPLRALPQHKYQRTQFVAARDGNLFAVSSNSFGNSGPKYI from the coding sequence ATGCCACAGAAAATATTCAGCGACAACGCGACCAACTTTGTCGGCGCCGACcgcaagctgcgcgagctgaaGGAGGCGTTTCTAGCGCAAGCGCCAGAACTAATGGGGTTCGCAGCCGAAGAAGGATTCAGCTTCGGCTTTATACCACCcagggcgccgcacttcggcggattatgggagGCGGCCGTGAAGTCCGCCAAGCATCTAATCGTTCGCGCACTCGGCAACGCCCTGCTAACGACGGAAGAGCTCTCAACGCTActggccgaagtggaggccattTTGAACTCGCGTCCCCTAACACCGTTGAGCCAGGACCCCAACGACGGAGAAGCACTAACTCCAGCACACCTTTTAATCGGTTGTCCCCTGCGAGCACTGCCCCAGCACAAGTACCAACGGACCCAATTCGTtgctgcgagagatggcaacttgtttgctgtctcaagcaacagttttggcAACAGTGGTCCAAAATATATCTAA